A stretch of Crossiella cryophila DNA encodes these proteins:
- a CDS encoding D-alanine--D-alanine ligase family protein translates to MSDRWVAVLAGGLSHEREVSLRSGRRLSAALRETGLTVEEWDADGALLERLRQHRPDAAVVALHGGEGENGAVQSVLEMLGVPYVGTDPRACRRAWDKPTAKGELARAGLSTPDWVVLPHSTFRVLGAQAVLDALVDRLGLPLMLKPDQGGSALGATVVRDAADLPAAMVDCLAYGDTVLAETYVAGVEVAVAVVDTAEGPLALPAVEIQPENGVYDYSARYTAGLTTFHAPARLSPETQRAVGELAVAAHQLLGLRDISRTDAIVTPDGTPHFLEVNVSPGLTETSLLPMAVEAAGRSLGEVFGTLVERALARS, encoded by the coding sequence GTGTCTGATCGTTGGGTCGCGGTGCTGGCCGGTGGGCTGTCCCACGAGCGGGAGGTCTCGCTGCGGTCGGGCCGCAGGCTCTCCGCCGCGCTGCGCGAGACCGGGCTGACCGTGGAGGAGTGGGACGCCGACGGCGCCCTGCTGGAGCGGCTGCGGCAGCACCGGCCCGATGCCGCGGTGGTGGCGCTGCACGGCGGCGAGGGCGAGAACGGCGCGGTGCAGTCGGTGCTGGAGATGCTCGGCGTGCCCTATGTCGGCACCGACCCGAGGGCCTGCCGGCGCGCCTGGGACAAGCCGACCGCCAAGGGCGAGCTGGCCAGGGCCGGGCTGAGCACGCCGGACTGGGTGGTGCTGCCGCACAGCACGTTCCGGGTGCTCGGCGCGCAGGCGGTGCTGGACGCGCTGGTCGACCGGCTCGGCCTGCCGCTGATGCTCAAGCCGGACCAGGGCGGCTCCGCGCTGGGCGCGACCGTGGTCCGGGACGCCGCGGACCTGCCTGCCGCGATGGTGGACTGCCTGGCCTACGGGGACACCGTGCTCGCGGAGACCTACGTTGCGGGCGTTGAGGTGGCCGTGGCGGTCGTGGACACCGCCGAGGGGCCCCTGGCCCTGCCGGCGGTGGAGATCCAGCCGGAGAACGGCGTGTACGACTACTCGGCCCGGTACACCGCGGGACTCACCACGTTCCACGCCCCGGCCCGGCTCTCGCCGGAGACCCAGCGGGCGGTGGGGGAGCTGGCGGTGGCCGCGCACCAGTTGCTCGGCCTCCGCGACATCTCCCGGACCGACGCGATCGTGACGCCGGATGGCACGCCGCACTTCCTGGAAGTGAATGTCTCGCCGGGTCTCACCGAGACCTCGCTGCTGCCGATGGCGGTGGAGGCCGCCGGGCGCTCGCTCGGTGAGGTGTTCGGCACCCTGGTCGAGCGAGCGCTCGCCCGCAGCTGA
- a CDS encoding ParB/RepB/Spo0J family partition protein, producing the protein MTERKGGLGRGLAALIPSGPPPGAAGASSPTATAVAARTKGEVEPETSVAGAVYREVPTAAIKPNPKQPRHVFDEDALSELEHSIREFGLMQPVVVRELGKGQYELVMGERRLRATQLAGLDRIPAIVRQTADEAMLRDALLENIHRVQLNPLEEAAAYQQLLEEFEVTHEELAGRIGRSRPVITNTIRLLKLPLPVQRRVAAGVLSAGHARALLGLDDPGRQEDLAAKIIAEGLSVRATEEAVVLAKSELPAKAKPAARKPIQAPGLQDLAEKLSDAFDTRVKVELGRRKGRIVLEFGSVDDLERIVELMGHNGAKRSQQSD; encoded by the coding sequence ATGACAGAACGAAAGGGCGGGCTCGGTCGAGGTCTCGCCGCACTGATCCCCAGTGGCCCGCCGCCCGGTGCGGCGGGTGCCTCCTCCCCCACCGCCACCGCGGTGGCCGCCCGGACCAAGGGTGAGGTGGAGCCGGAGACCTCGGTGGCCGGTGCGGTCTACCGCGAGGTGCCGACCGCGGCGATCAAGCCGAACCCGAAGCAGCCCCGGCACGTCTTCGACGAGGACGCGCTGTCCGAGCTGGAGCACTCGATCCGCGAGTTCGGGCTCATGCAGCCGGTCGTGGTGCGGGAGCTGGGCAAGGGTCAGTACGAACTCGTCATGGGTGAGCGGCGCCTGCGGGCGACGCAGCTGGCGGGGCTGGACCGGATCCCGGCCATCGTCCGGCAGACCGCCGACGAGGCGATGCTGCGGGACGCGTTGCTGGAGAACATCCACCGGGTGCAGCTCAACCCGTTGGAAGAGGCGGCCGCCTACCAGCAGCTGCTGGAGGAGTTCGAGGTCACCCACGAGGAGCTGGCCGGCCGGATCGGCCGCAGCCGCCCGGTGATCACCAACACCATCCGGCTGCTGAAGCTGCCCCTCCCCGTGCAGCGCCGGGTCGCCGCCGGCGTGCTCTCCGCCGGACACGCCCGCGCGCTGCTCGGCCTGGACGACCCTGGCCGTCAGGAGGACCTGGCCGCCAAGATCATTGCTGAGGGGCTGTCGGTCCGGGCGACCGAGGAGGCCGTGGTGCTCGCCAAGAGCGAGCTGCCCGCCAAGGCCAAGCCCGCCGCGCGCAAGCCGATCCAGGCCCCCGGTCTGCAGGACCTGGCGGAAAAACTGTCGGACGCCTTCGACACCCGGGTCAAGGTCGAACTCGGCCGCCGCAAGGGCCGGATCGTGCTCGAATTCGGCTCCGTGGACGATCTTGAGCGGATCGTGGAGCTGATGGGACATAACGGGGCAAAACGGTCACAGCAGAGCGACTAG